DNA from Hwangdonia lutea:
CTTAAAAACAGTATAGAAAGTGACGAATATTTAATGATTTCTGAAGGAGTGCTAAACCAATATAAAAACCATGATTTAAAAAAAGAGACTTTTTGGACCTCCTTAAAATCAGGCCATGATAATTACGAGCATATTGGACAAGTAAACTATAGTTACTTTGAATTAAACCCTTTAAAAGAATAAAAACGAACTAAATGACGACAACATCTTTTTATATTAAAACTATAATTTTAGGCTTTTTGTTTTACTCGTGTAGCACGGGAAACCTAGAAGTGGTTGCCAATATGGATGCCCAATTGCAAGAAGCCTCGGCACTTGAATTAGTAAAAAATGAAAATGTTTTATGGACCATTGAAGACGCCGGAAACCCAAATGTTTTATACCGATTGAACAACGAAGCTAATATTGATAGAAGCATTACCATAACAAACGCGAAAAATGAAGATTGGGAAGATTTAACCTCAGATAAACAAGGCAATATTTATATTGGTGATTTTGGAAACAACAGTAAAAAAAGAGACACGTTTACTATTTACAAAATTTCCAATCCAAAAAAATTAAAAGAAGAAACCTCGGCAGGCATTATTAATTTTACTTTACCCAAGAAGGTGGACTCTGAAGATTTTGAAGCTTTTTTTCTGCACAACAACTATTTTTACATGTTTAGTAAAACTGGTGGCAAAGGCATTTTAATAAAAGTTCCTAACCAAATGGGTACGCACGTGGCGACTTTAATTACCGAATTTAAACTTAAAGGAAAACAAACTAAAATTACCGGAGCCGATATAAGTGCTGATGGTAAAACAGTTGTTTTATTAAACCATGATAAACTTTGGAAGTTAACCAATTTTACTTCGGATAATTTTTTTGATGGCAAATTAGAAGCTTTGGAATTTAAACACGATTCTCAAAAAGAAGGCGTTTGCTTTGTCGATTCTAAATCGGTTTTAATAAACGACGAACGAACCGGGATTGAGGGAGGCAACATTTATGTTTTCGAACTATAGTCAAATCAACTCATTATACAAAAACTCAATGCGTTTTAAATCCGTGCTATTTGAATGGGTTTTTATGGTGTCTTGATAAAGATTTTCAACCTCCTGTAGAATAGGTTTTTTATATTGCTCACTGTATTTTGTTTGGTTTTCCAACAAGTGCTTCAGCATACCAAAAAGCTTTGTAACAATCACAAAATCATGCTTGCAGTACGTGCGTAAAGCTGCCATAACGCTATATAACAACTCGCTAAAAGTTACTGTTCCAATTTTAACAATAGGCATATTTTCATAAAAATAGCAACTCCTATCGTTTTTATGCATTCTTAACAAAAACAAATCCGTTAAATAATCAATAGCATTAATGGCCGTCCCCGGATCGTTAATTCCTGGCGACATGGCTTTTAAGGCTATTTCGGTAATTTGTTTAAAAGCAAGCACGTAATTATCTTCAATAAGTTCACTTTTAGAATAAAGAAACGAAGCTGCAATTTGCTTCACAAAATCTTCATCTAAATCTATACTGTATTTTACTATTGGAGCGCCTTTTAAAACATAGGTACCTTTAACTGGAATAACTTCTATTTTACATTGGTTTTCTTTGGCAATATTGATTAAGTTATTTGAGCTCAAATCTTGAAAATATCCCGATTTATGCGATTTCAAAACCTGCCAGTTTGAAGTATCCGGAAAATCTGTTTTAGACTCTTTTTCGGCATCAATGAGCGTCTCCAATCGGGTAATTGCCGTTGAAAAAATTTTATCTAAAATATTGTTAACCTGAATAGCTTGCGAAATGGAATGAATAAAATAGATGAACGCGCCTAAACAAACCGTCATAAAAACAATAGCCAGCAAAACCGAAAACCCCGGGAGCTGATATTCATTCCCGTTAGGCTCAATTGCGACAAGTGTAAAAATGCTATATAATATAGATGAAATATAAATTCCTAAAATAACTTGATGCCTTCGATTGGAAATTAATCCAGGGAGCACTCTCGGAGAAAAATTACTTGAGGCTTGGTTTAGTAAAATCATTACCAAGGAAAAACTAAATACCATTATAGATATGAGTCCCGCAACAAACGTGGTTAAGAGGCTTCTAGCCGTTTCAGTATCGTTAACCACCAATAGTGGCGCGTGTTCAATCAAGTAGGATGAGATTCCGAGGCTTTCCAAATAGTACATTATAAATGCAAAAAATAAGCCTCCAAGACTCATTAATGTCGGGTAAAATGCAATCTTACTTTCAAGTTTTACAAGGTAGTTTATAACATTGTATAAATAGTTTTTCATGTTTAAAAATTTAAACCAAACCCAAACGAAAACCTAAATCCTTCTGTGCTATTAAAAAAGTTAAAAGTTCCGGATAAGCTTTCTGCTGCGGTTACCCAAAATCCGCCGCCATAATCGTTATGCCATTTGTCTGAGTCCTCATTTTTCAACCAAACACGACCCACATCAGCGCCACCAAACACGCCTATTTGCAAGGGCAAAACACTAGTTTTAAACGAAGGAAAACTATACCTTAAATCGGCATTACCAACCAACGAGTTTTTTCCGGTAAAACGTTCGGTTCTAAAACCTCTTAAGCCATTGTTACCGCCAATATTTGAAGCCTGATAAAACACCAAGTCGTCACCTACTCTAATTTGTGTTCTCACATCGGTTTTAAGCACTAATTTTCTGTTTTTTGAAAGCGAGTTATAAAACCCAAGATTTGAGTTTATATAACCATAGGTGTTTTTGGTATCTTTAAATTCTGTTTTTCCTCCTATATTTAAAAGAAAAGTCATGCCCCGTGTTGGGTTTATGGCATTATCAAAACTCTTGTATTTGTACTCTGCTTCTAAACCTCCAAAAAAGCGTCTTTTATAAAAATCGGTGTTTATGATGGGAGCAAAATTAGAGATGAAACGATTTGGAGTTTCATCAATTTTAATAGCTTCAAAAAGGGCTCTAAAGCCATAATCACTACCAAAACTACCTTTTTTAACAATACCTATTTTAGTACCAATAATACTGGTTTTAACTCGGTTGTAATCTAAATCATCATTATTATTGTTGGTGGTTTCGTTTCCGTAGCCAAAAAAGTTATTCGTAAAATTTTCTGTTGTAAATTTTCCGGCCACATGCAAGTTCCAATCCTGAAAAATATTGGCAAACTCACCGTCGTATTGAAGGGCAAATCCATTGGTTGCAAAAAAATAGCCGCCTTTAAATCGATGCTGTTGCGAAAACGGATTTCGCTGAAAACCTTTTATGGTTTTGGCATAAGATACACCCAACTGAAAACCATCGTCCGGATTAAAACCAATAGCCGGTGTTATGACACTGGACTTGGTTATGTTTTTATTAAAATCAAAAAGGTTTAAATTATACACATCTGTAAATTTAATTTCACCACCTTTCTGTTCTTTTACCGTATTGGGTTTTGATTTGTGGTCGTAAACTTTAATGCGCCGTCCGTTTTTTATAATGTACGTGTCGTTTTCCTGCCCACCAATTAGCCTTGTGTATATTAAGTTATTGGCTTTTCCAGTAACTTCAAAAACATCTTTATCATCCAATCCGTAAATCCAAATTTCTTTAGTAATGGCTCTATCAAATGTTTTATCGACTAATACATCTGCTTTTTCACCACCTTTAATTCGCGATATTTTTACATGCGTTTTGTTATACCCTGTTCGCGTTACCTCAATATAATCGTCTTTATCAGTTCCTGTTAAAATTACCAACTCGTTTAAATGATCATAATATCGGTTGGCGATATCTTGTAAGTTGCCTCGCCTGCCTTTCAGTTTTTGTTTAATATCTTCGAGTGTTTCGTCTTGAACGGCTTCGGGCACTTTTGAAAAAGCAACATCAATAAGTTCGTCGGTAATTTGTTCTTGCAAAAATTTTGCCTGCTCCAGCCATTTTTCTCTATCAGCTTGTTGTATAAGCACACGGTCTAATTTAATGCCCGCTGCATTCATCCAACCAATGTCCTCTAAGGTTTCATCGTACACTTGAAGCTGTTTGGTTGAACCTGAAATTATTTTCATTACATCGAGCAAAGCGCCATCAAAATTCGAAAACACTTGGTCTCTATCTCTTGGAATTGGCCTATAATATTTGTCGCCATTTTCCATATCAAATTGTGCCCAACGCCATTGGTCTTGGTGTCTGTCCCAATCACCAATTAACATATCAAAAAGGCGCGCTCTTACAAAGGCATTTTCGTCTATTTTATATTTTTCGTCTTTACGCACTTTTTCTATAATATCGTGGGTACTTTCAATATCATCGGCGTAACCAAAGTTTCTTTCGCCCGAATAATTATCTTCAGGACGTTCTTCAATCATATACAATTCGCCTCCATATTCATCATTGTAATCGCCTAAAGCTTTGTGTTTTGGAATAAAGTATAATTTTGGATTGGGATGATAAATCTTAGCTGCATTAGACAAATCTGGTACCACAGCGAAGGCATACGGATGTGCCGCCGTGTAAAAGTCTAAAATAAGCTCTTCAACTTCGGTTTTTTCAAACTCATCTTGAATGTAAGTATCCTTAAACAGTACGGTTTGCAAATATTGTGTAGCACTTTTACGGAGCGCTCTCATGTTAAGCTCTCTGCCATCTTTTGTTTTTAAACGCAGGGAACGTGTTTGGTGGCCACCGCCTTTTCTAACCACTTCCAAACCACCATAAAGCGTATCTAAAGTCGCCACTTTAGCTTTAATTTTTGTGCTGTAAATATCTCTGTAATGGTCGCCCCACACCGATTCGAAAAAACCTGTTTTATCGGTTTCTTCTTTGGAATAAATAGACACCTCAACTTCTTGCGGAAAGGTTTCTGGTAAACTGGACACATCAAAACCTTGCTTCGCCTGAATCGCTTCCTTTTGAAACAGCAATTTTGCCTGCCCGTTTACTTCGCCATAAATTCTAACCCAACCGCTTCCATCTTTAAAAACCACAAATTCTGCAAAACCTTGTTTCCCATAAGAAAACAAACCGTTTTTACCCAATGCCGCCGCCGATTTTTTGGAGCCAGAACCGGAAACAATCTGCTTTATAGCCTCGTTTTCTATGTATTGCATGGTGTGCTCATGGCCCGACACAAAAATTACGTTGTCTGCATCTAAAGTCATGGTTTCCAATCTGCTCATGAGTTTATGATAGCGCTCGTTATAGCGGTCTTGGATAGACACGCCACCTTGCGTTCTTACCTGTGCTAATAAAGATGAAATAATGGGAAGCGGAATCTTTTTTTGAGTGGGATATATGTGCTTTGACGCTGCGTAGAAGCCACCGTGGATACCGTTGGTGTACATGGGATGATGCATGGCAAATACCACCGTTTTGTTTTGCGCTTTTTTAAGTTCGCCCTCTACTTCTTCAAACAAACGTTGTCTGGTTTTAATTTCGCATTCATCGTTTATAGTTGGGTTATGGTTCCAATTTTCTAAATACCACTGCGTATCAATAATGATTAACTGGATGGTTTCACCAACATCAATACTTTCAAGCGGACAACCATTTTCTGGTAAAAAAGTATCTTTTCCTAAGGCATCTTCAATATATTTTTCTTGGCGCTTTAATCCTTTTAATCCGTTGGAATACCAATCGTGATTTCCGGGAATAAAGACCACTTCGCCCTTAAAGTCAGCAACAGCTTCTAGTTGTGCGTTTAATCCGTTTTCAGCCTTTTTTCGACCCTTATGGTTTTTTGAAGGCAAACCTGACGGATAAATATTATCACCAAGAAAAAGCGTGTAATCCCCTTTTGTGTCTTTGTTCTCGATGTGACTTTTATAAGCCTTTAAGCCTTTTGAAAGCGCTCCATAAGGCGACCAACCGGCATCGCCAATTAAGTAAAAGGTTCTATCTATTTCTTTGTTGGGGAATTGATTTTGATTCAACTCATTATTAGCATATTGTGCTTTATGGGTTGCACATGCGCTAAATAATAAGACTAGTAATAAGTTGGTGATTGCTTTATATGGAAACTTCATTAATTTGTTTTTATTCATTTTTAAAGATAGTAATTCTTAATTTTCTTCAATAATAACCGTATCAAACAATACTTTGTTGGCTAAGGTTTTATGCACCGGACATTTTGAGGCTATTTGTTTAAGACGTTGTTTTTGCTCAGTATTTAAGTTGCCAACAAACTTTAACTTTTTATCCATAAAGTCAATTCTTGTTGGTTTTTCAATATCCAACATCAAATCATCGCTATGTTTTTTAGAATAGGTTATGTAAGCATATACTTCCTGTAAATCCCATTTTTTGCGTTCGGCATAAAGTTTAAGCGTCATTACGGTACAAGCAGCTAAACCTGCACTGAGATAGTCATACGGTGATGGCCCAAAATCGTCGCCTCCAAAACTTAAAGGTTCATCGGCTATAAAACTGTGTTTTTGGGTTTGTATATTGGTAGTAAATTTATCTTCCTTCAAGTTTAAATGCGCCACTATTTGCTCTCCAAACGTATCTAACATAGCATTGTCCTTTGGCTCGAAATAACGTTGTACCCAAGAGCCTATAAGCTTACCAACATAGTCGCTATCTCTACTTTTAGACAATAAATGATCGGCCTGATCTAAACTCACAAAACTCTTTGGATGGTGTGCGTTGTGGTATATTTTTTCTGCATTTTCAATACCAACAACACCATCAAAAGGCGCATGCATAATCAGCAATGGTTTTCTTAATTTTTTGGTAATTTCCGGTAAATCTGTTTTGCTAAAATCTTCAACAAACTTCTGATTTATTTTAAATGGTCGGCCGCCAATATCCACCTTTACTTCGCCCTTTTCCTTAACTTCATCAATGCCATGCGAAAACAAATGCGTAACATGACCAACCGTGGCCGGTGCACCAATAGTTGCTACGGCTTTTATGTTTTTAAGCTTTGAAGCCGCTACAATTGCAGCAGCGCCACCAAGCGAATGGCCCAACAACAAACTTGGTGCTTTATAGTTTTCTTCGATATAATCGCTAACGGCTATTAAATCATCGACATTTGCAGAAAAATGACTTTCGGCAAACTCGCCTTCGCTTCTTCCTAAGCCCGTAAAATCAAAACGCACCACGCCAAAACCATGGTTTGTTAGCGCTCTACTTATGTTTTTTACAGCATTAAAATTGCTATAACAGGTAAAACAGTGTGCAAAAATGGCATAATAGCTTGGTTTTTGGTTTGCCGGTAATTCCAAATACGCTTGTAATTTATACCCTTTTTTATTCTGAATATTGAGCTTTGTATTCTTCATTTTTAATTAAATGATTTAGTTTATCTGGATTGGTATATGCTGAAAATTGCTTTAATAGCAACTTGAGCTTAGGATTGATAAAGGTCTCGCAAAAAGGTTTGTTTGGGTTTTTGAAATAGTACTTTTGAATGGCTTCTCGCGATGCTTTAAACCTTGCAAATGGCAAAACCTTTGTTATCAATTTTCCGTTAAAATCCTTCTGAAAACTTTCAATAATATCATTTGATTCTTTTTCTTGCGATTCAGCAAAGGTATAAACTGCCGACCTATACTTGTAACGCATACTGTGATTTGATGTGCTCATATGCGTATGTAAATGAATTTCAATCAAAACTTTTAACGGGATTTCATTCGAATTGAAATGTACAAAAACCGCTTCTGAAAACGTATCATTTTCATCATGTGATGCGATATAGCCCTGTTCCACTTTTTCAACACCTTTTAAAGATTGAAACACAGCTTCAGTACACCAATGGCAACCACCACCAAATCCTATTTTAGTTTTTCTATCCATTTATCTATATCGGAGTCCCTTGGGTTTCTCAATTTTTTCTCATCAAGGGTTATTGTCGGGAAATTTAGTTTTCGGTTTTTATAAAGGCTTCGCAAAGCTTCTGCATGGTCAGTATTTTCTTCAACATCCAGAAATTTATAATCTAATTGACGTGTTTCAAAATAAGATTTATAATGCTGTGTTTTGTGGCACCTTTCGGCTCCATAAAGTTTAATTTCTAAAGCCATATTATTTTAATTCCTTTAAAAATTGAATGGCTGCATCTGGGTTTAAATGAAATTCCGAATACACCACATTATCGTGTTTATCAATAAAAATAAACCAAGGCGTGCCTCCTGTTTTATAGTTTTTCATCATATTTGAATACGATTTACCATCGTCTCCGGCATCATGTCCAAACGGAATTTTAAGGCTGTATTGCTTTTGGGTTTCAACCATTTTTTGATACGTATTGGCGTCGTGACCTTCAAAAACGGTTTGAATGGCCAAAAAGATAATATTTTTATTTTCATGTAAAGCTTCAACCATTTTTTTTAAATCCGGCAATCCTTTGCTATGGCAACCGGGGCACCAATGCTGAAAACAATATACGATTTTAAACTTTCCTTTAAAATCTGATAGTTTTATTGCTTCAGTTTTGTTTCCGTTGGCATCAATCCAGTTTTTAACATGAAATTCCGGCGCTTTAAACACTTTTTCTTGCTCTGGTTTACTTGACATTTTATGCTCCTTTCTAAGTT
Protein-coding regions in this window:
- a CDS encoding DUF2254 domain-containing protein gives rise to the protein MKNYLYNVINYLVKLESKIAFYPTLMSLGGLFFAFIMYYLESLGISSYLIEHAPLLVVNDTETARSLLTTFVAGLISIMVFSFSLVMILLNQASSNFSPRVLPGLISNRRHQVILGIYISSILYSIFTLVAIEPNGNEYQLPGFSVLLAIVFMTVCLGAFIYFIHSISQAIQVNNILDKIFSTAITRLETLIDAEKESKTDFPDTSNWQVLKSHKSGYFQDLSSNNLINIAKENQCKIEVIPVKGTYVLKGAPIVKYSIDLDEDFVKQIAASFLYSKSELIEDNYVLAFKQITEIALKAMSPGINDPGTAINAIDYLTDLFLLRMHKNDRSCYFYENMPIVKIGTVTFSELLYSVMAALRTYCKHDFVIVTKLFGMLKHLLENQTKYSEQYKKPILQEVENLYQDTIKTHSNSTDLKRIEFLYNELI
- a CDS encoding metallophosphoesterase, whose protein sequence is MNKNKLMKFPYKAITNLLLVLLFSACATHKAQYANNELNQNQFPNKEIDRTFYLIGDAGWSPYGALSKGLKAYKSHIENKDTKGDYTLFLGDNIYPSGLPSKNHKGRKKAENGLNAQLEAVADFKGEVVFIPGNHDWYSNGLKGLKRQEKYIEDALGKDTFLPENGCPLESIDVGETIQLIIIDTQWYLENWNHNPTINDECEIKTRQRLFEEVEGELKKAQNKTVVFAMHHPMYTNGIHGGFYAASKHIYPTQKKIPLPIISSLLAQVRTQGGVSIQDRYNERYHKLMSRLETMTLDADNVIFVSGHEHTMQYIENEAIKQIVSGSGSKKSAAALGKNGLFSYGKQGFAEFVVFKDGSGWVRIYGEVNGQAKLLFQKEAIQAKQGFDVSSLPETFPQEVEVSIYSKEETDKTGFFESVWGDHYRDIYSTKIKAKVATLDTLYGGLEVVRKGGGHQTRSLRLKTKDGRELNMRALRKSATQYLQTVLFKDTYIQDEFEKTEVEELILDFYTAAHPYAFAVVPDLSNAAKIYHPNPKLYFIPKHKALGDYNDEYGGELYMIEERPEDNYSGERNFGYADDIESTHDIIEKVRKDEKYKIDENAFVRARLFDMLIGDWDRHQDQWRWAQFDMENGDKYYRPIPRDRDQVFSNFDGALLDVMKIISGSTKQLQVYDETLEDIGWMNAAGIKLDRVLIQQADREKWLEQAKFLQEQITDELIDVAFSKVPEAVQDETLEDIKQKLKGRRGNLQDIANRYYDHLNELVILTGTDKDDYIEVTRTGYNKTHVKISRIKGGEKADVLVDKTFDRAITKEIWIYGLDDKDVFEVTGKANNLIYTRLIGGQENDTYIIKNGRRIKVYDHKSKPNTVKEQKGGEIKFTDVYNLNLFDFNKNITKSSVITPAIGFNPDDGFQLGVSYAKTIKGFQRNPFSQQHRFKGGYFFATNGFALQYDGEFANIFQDWNLHVAGKFTTENFTNNFFGYGNETTNNNNDDLDYNRVKTSIIGTKIGIVKKGSFGSDYGFRALFEAIKIDETPNRFISNFAPIINTDFYKRRFFGGLEAEYKYKSFDNAINPTRGMTFLLNIGGKTEFKDTKNTYGYINSNLGFYNSLSKNRKLVLKTDVRTQIRVGDDLVFYQASNIGGNNGLRGFRTERFTGKNSLVGNADLRYSFPSFKTSVLPLQIGVFGGADVGRVWLKNEDSDKWHNDYGGGFWVTAAESLSGTFNFFNSTEGFRFSFGFGLNF
- a CDS encoding bifunctional alpha/beta hydrolase/OsmC family protein, producing the protein MKNTKLNIQNKKGYKLQAYLELPANQKPSYYAIFAHCFTCYSNFNAVKNISRALTNHGFGVVRFDFTGLGRSEGEFAESHFSANVDDLIAVSDYIEENYKAPSLLLGHSLGGAAAIVAASKLKNIKAVATIGAPATVGHVTHLFSHGIDEVKEKGEVKVDIGGRPFKINQKFVEDFSKTDLPEITKKLRKPLLIMHAPFDGVVGIENAEKIYHNAHHPKSFVSLDQADHLLSKSRDSDYVGKLIGSWVQRYFEPKDNAMLDTFGEQIVAHLNLKEDKFTTNIQTQKHSFIADEPLSFGGDDFGPSPYDYLSAGLAACTVMTLKLYAERKKWDLQEVYAYITYSKKHSDDLMLDIEKPTRIDFMDKKLKFVGNLNTEQKQRLKQIASKCPVHKTLANKVLFDTVIIEEN
- a CDS encoding peptide-methionine (S)-S-oxide reductase; this translates as MDRKTKIGFGGGCHWCTEAVFQSLKGVEKVEQGYIASHDENDTFSEAVFVHFNSNEIPLKVLIEIHLHTHMSTSNHSMRYKYRSAVYTFAESQEKESNDIIESFQKDFNGKLITKVLPFARFKASREAIQKYYFKNPNKPFCETFINPKLKLLLKQFSAYTNPDKLNHLIKNEEYKAQYSE
- a CDS encoding glutaredoxin family protein, which gives rise to MALEIKLYGAERCHKTQHYKSYFETRQLDYKFLDVEENTDHAEALRSLYKNRKLNFPTITLDEKKLRNPRDSDIDKWIEKLK
- a CDS encoding peroxiredoxin family protein — its product is MSSKPEQEKVFKAPEFHVKNWIDANGNKTEAIKLSDFKGKFKIVYCFQHWCPGCHSKGLPDLKKMVEALHENKNIIFLAIQTVFEGHDANTYQKMVETQKQYSLKIPFGHDAGDDGKSYSNMMKNYKTGGTPWFIFIDKHDNVVYSEFHLNPDAAIQFLKELK